A window of the Syntrophothermus lipocalidus DSM 12680 genome harbors these coding sequences:
- a CDS encoding EAL domain-containing protein, translated as MSLPTVFSLVYLAAFFTYFCFGAYVLFLNSRALTNRLFAAACLTLCVWTFTYSIVISAPDYHTALFWRRLSALGWGTFHSVLVHLCLSMTGRHRLLSKPWVYFLLYVPAIINVYVFGASEEWSSVQHVLVKTGTGWTNVFANNLWDLYFNVYFVGFDVAAMWLLWRWRCETEDKREKTQSRILLFSFLLAFVLGAAFDVFLNAYTPLKVPQLASVFIIIPIATFLYCIKRYGLMLPSETRIAETGHILSEIQRRQVYFFIGVASGAGGVFNLLLYFVWGVDLQVMLWISLVMFACCLLVLSLPFLPLPSGVQDTVMAAVVAGFVFSMTYYTKNINAANIVWSFPLLLMLTACVFSARRILITIVAAAVVTELWLWLELPRKELTVGPFEHMSRIIVYLFGAFFAFLVNRIYMQRLQENEEQVGLQQVISSMSADFATVSAENFDTKVDKALETIGKLYRADLAHLVIFSEYNKSAVRAYEWRADSTDPSSTPFDQRDSYHSWLTEQLKEKKRLFMPDIERVPELPPESKKLLLACGTKSMLAVYLESSHRPIGYLEIQALSQDAQWRADHLETLQIIANILAHAFARIKSEQEVYRLAYYDYLTGLPNRFLMWDLLEQAVSTAAAKGTSVGIILIDLHSFKEINDTIGHEAGDMLLKKIAQSITDCVRPGDVVCRFGGDEFVVVMTGVTAYNVLSDTAERIIEAVRKPVMIHNQEFFVNSNAGISVYPLDGKNPEDLVKNADLAMNASKERGTNRYAFYSREMRGEIQQKTILINGLYRALEKQELLLYYQPQVDILTGRITGVEALIRWNHPGLGMVQPSVFIPLAEQSGLIHSIGEWVLRTACEQNKRWQDIGLPPIRVAVNLSPEQFKNPKLVAIVKNVLEDTRLPPQYLELEITESVAVKEAETVIRSLRQLKELGVSIAIDDFGSEYSSLGRLRSMPVDRIKMAMCLIQDLPTTPKDEAIAKAILYLARNIGVRVVAEGVETEQQLEFLTRWSCREVQGFYFYRPMPAEKVEEILRQGQ; from the coding sequence ATGAGTCTTCCTACAGTATTCTCGCTCGTTTACCTAGCTGCGTTCTTTACATACTTCTGTTTCGGTGCTTACGTACTGTTCCTGAACAGCAGGGCCCTCACCAACCGGTTGTTCGCTGCGGCGTGCTTAACGCTTTGTGTATGGACCTTTACATATTCCATCGTAATATCGGCGCCGGATTATCACACTGCGCTTTTTTGGAGACGCTTATCAGCTCTGGGTTGGGGCACTTTCCACAGCGTACTCGTCCATCTCTGCCTGAGTATGACCGGGCGGCACAGACTACTTTCAAAACCGTGGGTTTATTTCTTGCTCTACGTGCCTGCGATAATAAACGTCTACGTTTTTGGAGCAAGCGAGGAATGGTCTTCCGTCCAGCATGTCCTAGTAAAAACAGGCACGGGCTGGACAAACGTCTTTGCGAACAACTTGTGGGATTTGTACTTCAACGTATACTTCGTCGGCTTTGATGTCGCAGCCATGTGGCTCCTCTGGCGTTGGCGCTGCGAAACTGAGGACAAGAGGGAAAAAACCCAATCCCGCATATTGCTTTTTTCTTTTTTGCTTGCTTTTGTCTTGGGCGCTGCTTTCGACGTTTTCCTGAATGCTTATACCCCGCTTAAAGTCCCCCAATTAGCATCTGTCTTCATAATCATCCCAATAGCTACCTTTCTTTACTGTATCAAACGCTACGGTTTGATGTTGCCTTCAGAAACTAGGATAGCAGAAACGGGGCATATTCTGAGCGAGATACAGCGCCGGCAGGTTTATTTCTTCATAGGAGTGGCGTCAGGGGCAGGGGGGGTGTTTAATCTCCTGCTCTATTTCGTATGGGGAGTAGACCTCCAAGTAATGTTGTGGATAAGCTTGGTAATGTTTGCCTGTTGCTTGCTAGTGTTGTCTCTCCCCTTCCTGCCGTTGCCCAGCGGCGTTCAAGACACGGTCATGGCGGCGGTGGTAGCTGGTTTCGTCTTTTCCATGACGTATTACACGAAAAACATCAACGCCGCCAACATTGTTTGGTCGTTCCCCCTGCTCCTCATGTTGACGGCTTGTGTCTTTTCGGCCAGACGCATCCTCATAACCATCGTGGCTGCTGCTGTAGTCACGGAGCTCTGGTTATGGTTAGAACTGCCCAGAAAAGAGCTGACCGTTGGGCCTTTCGAGCACATGTCAAGGATTATCGTCTACCTCTTCGGAGCGTTTTTTGCTTTTCTGGTAAACCGTATCTATATGCAGAGGCTGCAAGAAAACGAAGAACAAGTTGGCCTGCAGCAAGTTATTTCTAGTATGTCCGCGGATTTTGCCACGGTAAGCGCCGAAAATTTTGATACCAAGGTGGATAAAGCGCTCGAAACCATCGGGAAACTTTACCGAGCAGACCTGGCTCATCTCGTTATTTTTTCAGAGTATAACAAGTCGGCGGTCCGGGCCTACGAATGGCGCGCCGACAGCACTGACCCTTCTAGCACTCCGTTTGACCAGCGGGATTCCTATCATTCTTGGCTGACGGAGCAGCTTAAAGAGAAAAAGCGCTTGTTCATGCCGGATATCGAGAGGGTGCCCGAATTACCCCCTGAGAGCAAAAAGCTTCTTCTGGCATGTGGTACCAAGTCGATGCTGGCTGTTTATCTCGAAAGCAGCCACCGTCCGATAGGATATTTGGAAATTCAAGCTCTATCGCAAGATGCCCAATGGCGTGCAGACCATCTGGAAACCCTGCAAATTATTGCTAATATTTTGGCTCATGCCTTTGCCAGGATAAAGTCCGAACAAGAAGTCTATCGTTTGGCGTATTACGATTACCTTACCGGGCTTCCCAATCGGTTTCTTATGTGGGATCTGTTAGAACAAGCGGTATCGACGGCTGCGGCAAAAGGCACATCAGTCGGCATAATACTCATCGATTTGCACTCCTTTAAGGAGATAAACGATACCATCGGCCATGAAGCTGGGGACATGCTGCTGAAGAAGATAGCTCAGAGTATAACCGACTGTGTCCGACCGGGTGACGTAGTGTGCCGGTTTGGAGGAGATGAGTTTGTTGTCGTTATGACCGGTGTGACTGCCTACAATGTCCTGTCTGACACTGCTGAACGGATTATAGAAGCCGTGCGAAAACCGGTAATGATCCATAACCAAGAGTTCTTTGTCAATTCGAACGCCGGTATCTCGGTATACCCTTTGGATGGGAAAAACCCGGAAGACCTTGTTAAGAATGCAGATCTGGCTATGAACGCCTCTAAGGAGCGAGGCACGAATCGGTATGCGTTTTACTCCCGCGAGATGAGGGGAGAAATACAGCAGAAGACGATACTTATCAACGGGCTTTATCGGGCTCTGGAAAAGCAAGAACTGCTCCTCTACTACCAGCCTCAAGTAGATATTTTGACTGGCAGGATTACGGGCGTAGAAGCCTTGATTCGATGGAACCACCCCGGGTTAGGGATGGTTCAGCCTTCGGTTTTCATTCCGCTCGCAGAGCAGTCGGGCCTTATCCACTCGATAGGCGAATGGGTACTGAGAACCGCCTGCGAGCAGAACAAGCGCTGGCAGGATATAGGACTGCCTCCTATCAGGGTTGCCGTTAACCTGTCGCCAGAACAATTTAAGAACCCGAAGTTGGTAGCGATAGTCAAAAACGTGTTGGAAGATACACGTTTACCCCCGCAATACCTCGAATTGGAAATCACTGAAAGCGTCGCGGTTAAGGAAGCGGAAACTGTTATTAGGTCCCTGCGCCAACTCAAAGAACTGGGAGTTTCAATTGCTATCGACGATTTTGGGAGTGAATACTCTTCGCTGGGTCGTTTACGCTCGATGCCGGTAGACAGGATCAAGATGGCGATGTGCTTAATACAGGACCTTCCCACTACTCCAAAGGATGAAGCCATTGCCAAGGCCATTTTATATCTTGCCAGGAACATCGGGGTGAGGGTAGTCGCCGAGGGCGTAGAGACAGAGCAACAGCTCGAGTTTTTGACCAGGTGGAGCTGCCGGGAGGTTCAAGGATTTTACTTTTACAGACCTATGCCAGCAGAAAAAGTCGAAGAGATACTGAGGCAGGGGCAGTAA
- a CDS encoding DUF4153 domain-containing protein — protein MNAFLGKIIKLSTDALNAFKKFPAAMLSALAFAVVTIIRINLDWPQQEPYNFLFNCLHLSLALGAIFSLAAITAAQTLYSKRKAFLLANLLGILAAVVTFLALYYFGGTDPVSTGYRYRVVSRLAAARVSAAMLVSFLLFVMLAGYPKDQSDFARSSFMTLKAFFVALIYGGTIMAGLSGVAGAVQALLYNAMSEKVYMYIGTLSGFLAFAIFVGYFPDFRRGVVDPRRQEAQQQPRFVAVLFSSIMVPIMTALTVVLLIWTVKSLVTGVAVPFSRLSSIATSYAIGGIWLHIMVTHHESNLAQFYRRFYPYAALVILAFEARALWIQLSASGLKTAEYWFIIIWILAVAGAVWLIVKKDKAHQPIVVLACVLAIFSVFPVIGYHALPVAFQVNRLQNLLVSQGMLKDGKLVPAATEPELSVRESITDAVVFLAASQDVELPSWFDRDLAYNETFKAKLGFEQAWPKPETPDIGGDYMATILHRPAGAVDISAYRWAVSSQENYGIEQNPVTINGDRGSYKIYWNIDPAYGIPTLRITLNDKEILNEDMNSYIDRIAGKYPPGRGVQPQVGNAEDMILKLETPEVKVMLVFNDIEISVDPRNDIIRHSLNLDALYLQEKPSLQQ, from the coding sequence TTGAATGCTTTCTTAGGGAAGATTATTAAATTATCAACGGATGCGCTCAACGCTTTCAAGAAATTCCCGGCTGCGATGCTCAGCGCGCTGGCGTTTGCTGTCGTAACCATAATCAGGATTAATCTTGATTGGCCGCAGCAGGAACCGTACAATTTTCTCTTCAATTGTCTGCATTTGTCGCTAGCTCTGGGCGCGATTTTCAGTCTGGCGGCTATAACGGCGGCGCAGACCCTTTATAGTAAGAGGAAAGCATTTCTGCTCGCCAACTTACTGGGCATCTTAGCAGCAGTAGTGACTTTTCTCGCCTTATATTATTTTGGTGGGACTGATCCCGTCTCGACCGGATACCGGTACAGGGTAGTTTCTCGTCTTGCTGCCGCCCGGGTCAGTGCGGCTATGCTGGTAAGTTTCTTGCTATTTGTAATGCTGGCCGGATACCCAAAGGACCAGTCTGATTTTGCCCGGTCCTCATTTATGACTCTGAAGGCATTTTTTGTTGCTTTGATCTACGGTGGAACCATCATGGCCGGGCTTTCTGGAGTGGCGGGAGCGGTTCAGGCCTTGCTATACAATGCTATGAGTGAAAAGGTCTACATGTATATAGGAACCCTGAGCGGTTTCCTGGCTTTTGCTATTTTCGTCGGTTACTTCCCTGACTTCCGAAGGGGCGTGGTAGATCCGCGCCGACAGGAAGCTCAGCAGCAGCCACGTTTCGTGGCGGTACTATTTTCCTCCATTATGGTGCCCATTATGACTGCCCTGACCGTGGTTCTGTTAATCTGGACAGTCAAATCATTAGTAACTGGAGTGGCAGTCCCATTCAGCCGGCTCTCGTCGATCGCGACTAGTTATGCGATCGGAGGTATTTGGCTGCACATAATGGTCACCCATCATGAATCCAACCTGGCCCAATTCTATCGCCGGTTCTATCCATACGCGGCGTTGGTGATTTTAGCCTTCGAGGCCCGGGCCCTTTGGATACAACTCAGCGCTTCTGGTCTCAAAACTGCAGAATACTGGTTCATTATTATCTGGATATTGGCTGTAGCGGGAGCAGTGTGGCTGATAGTTAAAAAGGATAAAGCTCACCAACCGATAGTCGTCTTGGCTTGCGTCCTGGCGATTTTCTCGGTTTTTCCCGTCATCGGATATCATGCGCTGCCGGTGGCGTTTCAAGTCAACCGCCTGCAGAATCTGCTGGTGAGCCAGGGTATGCTTAAGGACGGCAAACTGGTGCCCGCGGCTACCGAACCTGAATTATCGGTCCGCGAATCGATAACCGACGCGGTAGTTTTTCTTGCTGCTTCCCAGGACGTCGAATTGCCGTCCTGGTTTGACAGGGATCTAGCCTACAATGAGACATTCAAGGCCAAGCTGGGATTCGAGCAGGCATGGCCCAAACCAGAAACGCCGGACATTGGCGGGGATTACATGGCAACTATCCTTCACAGACCCGCTGGAGCGGTTGATATCAGTGCTTATCGCTGGGCAGTGAGTTCCCAGGAGAACTACGGAATAGAGCAGAATCCGGTAACGATAAATGGCGACCGTGGCTCTTACAAAATCTACTGGAACATCGATCCTGCCTACGGAATTCCAACGCTGAGGATCACACTCAATGACAAAGAAATCCTGAACGAAGACATGAACTCGTACATTGACAGAATAGCTGGAAAATACCCGCCGGGCCGCGGTGTGCAACCGCAGGTGGGGAATGCTGAGGACATGATTCTGAAATTGGAGACCCCTGAAGTGAAGGTCATGTTGGTCTTCAATGACATCGAAATATCGGTCGATCCCCGGAACGATATTATTCGTCACAGCTTGAACCTAGACGCCCTATACTTGCAGGAAAAACCATCTTTACAACAATAA
- a CDS encoding type II toxin-antitoxin system VapC family toxin, with protein MPPDSVLYWDSSAVLSALVKDRHSDQAWESARKKAYHLISSLVVAEVHAVLNRMNREGYLADILVKAALEAFSQGPWRLVRLDPLPSDIASLARKWPLRGADLWHLALAVRLKQDLPELGLLTFDRRLNAAAWGEGLWLSVGDGSVGR; from the coding sequence ATGCCGCCGGATTCCGTACTGTACTGGGACAGTTCAGCGGTGCTTTCTGCACTGGTAAAGGACAGACACAGCGATCAGGCTTGGGAGTCAGCGCGTAAAAAAGCTTATCACTTGATATCCTCGCTCGTGGTAGCTGAGGTCCACGCTGTTTTGAACCGCATGAACCGCGAGGGTTACCTGGCAGATATCCTCGTGAAGGCTGCATTGGAAGCTTTTTCCCAAGGTCCGTGGCGTTTGGTTCGCCTTGATCCTCTGCCTTCTGACATAGCTTCCTTGGCGCGGAAATGGCCTTTGCGGGGAGCCGACTTATGGCATCTGGCTTTGGCCGTGAGGTTGAAACAGGATCTGCCAGAACTAGGCCTTCTCACTTTCGACAGACGCCTGAATGCAGCCGCATGGGGTGAAGGGCTTTGGTTATCGGTCGGTGACGGTTCAGTTGGACGGTGA
- a CDS encoding type II toxin-antitoxin system Phd/YefM family antitoxin: MATTRIGIREAKMNLSRLIKEVQKGKDIIITDRGKEVARLTGIPKENLSLDARIQEMVKNGVLESEKRSLRSLPPPIPLEGDVAQRLLEEDRE; the protein is encoded by the coding sequence GTGGCAACCACCAGGATAGGCATCCGAGAAGCGAAGATGAATCTCAGCAGGCTCATAAAGGAGGTACAAAAAGGCAAGGACATAATCATCACCGATCGTGGGAAAGAAGTAGCCAGGCTGACTGGGATTCCCAAAGAAAATCTATCTCTGGATGCCCGGATACAAGAGATGGTGAAAAACGGGGTTTTGGAGAGCGAAAAGAGAAGCCTCCGATCTCTTCCGCCACCGATTCCATTAGAAGGAGACGTGGCGCAGAGGCTTCTGGAGGAGGACAGAGAATAA
- a CDS encoding DUF3160 domain-containing protein, which yields MRNQAWARKELNTYLGSWTELKHDTVLYAKQVYAEMGGGWEEGDDRGYVEPNPEVYARLAALTAMTRNGLETRGLLAERDKESLNRLEKLALDLKDIAVKELNNEPLSEADYELIRTFGGQLEHFWLEALRDDVQSRSQIWENPAPVVADVATAPPELVLEEGTGYIWDIYVVVPVEGKLRIARGGVYSYYEFPWSAADRLTDQKWQEMLRSGKAPEPPSWTGIFTARMEEWPIVPVWQ from the coding sequence ATGCGTAACCAGGCCTGGGCGAGGAAAGAGCTGAACACCTATCTCGGTAGCTGGACTGAACTGAAGCACGATACCGTTCTCTACGCCAAACAGGTCTACGCGGAGATGGGGGGAGGCTGGGAAGAAGGAGATGACCGGGGTTATGTGGAGCCTAACCCCGAAGTCTACGCCCGCCTGGCTGCCTTGACGGCCATGACCAGAAACGGTTTGGAAACTCGCGGTCTCTTAGCAGAAAGGGACAAAGAGAGCCTGAACCGGCTGGAGAAACTGGCTTTGGACCTCAAGGACATAGCGGTGAAGGAACTGAATAACGAACCTCTGTCGGAAGCGGATTACGAGCTCATCCGCACTTTCGGCGGACAGCTGGAGCATTTCTGGCTGGAAGCCTTGCGGGACGATGTGCAAAGCCGGTCCCAGATATGGGAAAACCCGGCACCGGTAGTAGCAGACGTTGCTACGGCCCCTCCCGAACTGGTATTGGAGGAGGGAACAGGCTACATCTGGGACATTTACGTTGTCGTCCCCGTGGAAGGGAAGCTCCGCATAGCCCGGGGTGGGGTCTATTCCTACTACGAGTTTCCCTGGTCTGCCGCCGATCGCCTGACCGACCAGAAATGGCAGGAAATGCTGCGCTCCGGGAAGGCTCCCGAACCTCCGAGCTGGACCGGGATATTCACCGCCAGAATGGAAGAGTGGCCGATTGTACCGGTTTGGCAGTGA
- a CDS encoding stalk domain-containing protein translates to MKRLLSITLISMVILAGGFALPAYAQEQKEIPVLIDGLPVIFDVQPVIQNGCTLVPFRAIAEALNVKVNWDGTAQTIIATDGKTSIRLQIGNNTAYRNDSPILLDVPPQVLGGRTMIPLRFFSEAFNCKVEWDKSINGVRISSPSKQMTVIGFYALGDSKTSSWTNLFGKPYPEHSSVNTDVVGELALGWYSLDKEGNLLTRSRTGWQRPDGWEKVLEAANKYNLKSEMVVHVTDGDGTISSLLKDEAAMTRAVDSIVMEARLYQGINLDFEGLGYQDSGEQLKTVQDEFTRFVRLLAEQVKTTNLTLTLTLHAPNSAYKGYDYRALGKIADRIIIMAYDYGSKPEPVSLVTQAVEMAKASVPPEKLVLGISAPTETPESILTKVGIAKRYNLDGIAIWRLGLVTGEMWEALRSAVIPRR, encoded by the coding sequence ATGAAGCGGTTACTCTCTATCACTCTCATTTCGATGGTTATACTGGCCGGCGGTTTCGCGCTGCCGGCCTACGCTCAAGAACAGAAAGAAATTCCTGTTCTGATTGACGGGTTGCCGGTTATCTTTGACGTGCAGCCAGTCATCCAGAACGGGTGCACGCTGGTTCCCTTCCGGGCTATAGCGGAAGCGTTGAACGTGAAGGTTAACTGGGACGGCACCGCTCAAACGATAATCGCTACGGACGGGAAAACCTCTATCCGGCTCCAGATTGGCAACAACACAGCTTATCGCAATGACTCCCCTATCCTCCTTGACGTTCCGCCGCAAGTCCTGGGCGGGAGAACAATGATACCCCTGCGGTTCTTCAGTGAAGCCTTTAACTGTAAGGTGGAGTGGGATAAGTCGATCAACGGGGTCAGGATTAGCTCCCCATCCAAACAGATGACGGTGATCGGGTTCTACGCCTTGGGCGACAGCAAGACCAGCAGCTGGACCAACCTCTTTGGGAAACCCTACCCGGAACATTCATCAGTAAATACAGATGTGGTAGGCGAACTGGCGCTGGGCTGGTACAGTCTGGACAAAGAAGGCAACCTCTTGACCAGGAGCAGAACCGGCTGGCAGAGGCCCGACGGTTGGGAGAAGGTGCTGGAAGCGGCCAATAAGTACAACCTGAAGAGCGAGATGGTAGTCCACGTGACCGACGGTGACGGCACCATTTCTTCTCTGTTAAAGGATGAGGCTGCTATGACCAGGGCGGTTGATAGTATAGTGATGGAAGCGAGGCTGTATCAGGGAATCAATCTCGATTTCGAGGGTTTGGGCTACCAAGATAGCGGTGAGCAGTTGAAAACGGTGCAGGACGAATTTACCAGGTTCGTGAGGCTCTTAGCGGAGCAGGTGAAGACTACTAACCTCACATTAACCCTTACCCTCCACGCCCCCAACAGCGCTTATAAGGGTTACGACTACCGGGCGCTGGGAAAGATTGCCGACCGGATTATCATTATGGCCTACGACTACGGTTCTAAGCCGGAACCGGTGAGCCTTGTCACGCAAGCTGTGGAAATGGCTAAGGCTTCTGTTCCGCCGGAAAAGCTGGTACTAGGTATTTCCGCTCCCACCGAAACGCCGGAAAGCATTCTAACCAAGGTGGGCATCGCTAAGCGATATAACCTTGACGGTATCGCCATCTGGCGGCTGGGTCTGGTAACCGGTGAGATGTGGGAGGCTTTGCGGTCTGCCGTAATACCGAGGAGGTGA
- a CDS encoding copper amine oxidase N-terminal domain-containing protein produces MGKKWLVVTGAVGLTIVLATVAFAANPIKLIVNGQEIKPDVPPQLIGGRTMVPIRWVAEALGADVQWDEQNRTVIVSLTEKLEADLISNYLRTADTPKHFVENFARALQGRNGAVARLFLTPEIREQIKPEVIGTSTPVKEIEINEATASENSYRYNIKAYYGPYEDQPPALAFEMNLTVEPEKYPDGSVVPGRYFVTKLEASHCD; encoded by the coding sequence GTGGGGAAGAAGTGGTTAGTAGTTACAGGTGCCGTTGGGTTAACTATAGTCCTGGCTACCGTAGCCTTCGCCGCTAACCCTATCAAGCTCATTGTTAACGGCCAGGAGATTAAGCCGGATGTCCCTCCACAGTTGATTGGTGGCAGAACAATGGTACCTATACGGTGGGTAGCAGAGGCACTGGGTGCTGATGTACAGTGGGATGAACAAAATCGGACTGTTATTGTTTCTCTTACTGAGAAATTGGAGGCAGATTTAATTAGTAATTATTTACGAACAGCGGACACTCCTAAGCATTTTGTAGAGAATTTTGCTCGCGCCTTGCAGGGTAGAAACGGTGCTGTTGCGCGTTTATTTTTAACTCCTGAAATTAGAGAGCAGATAAAGCCAGAAGTAATAGGTACCTCTACACCGGTAAAAGAGATTGAAATTAATGAGGCTACCGCTAGTGAGAATAGTTACAGATACAACATTAAGGCATACTATGGTCCTTACGAAGACCAGCCACCGGCGTTAGCTTTTGAGATGAACCTAACAGTTGAGCCGGAAAAATATCCCGATGGTTCAGTGGTACCGGGTAGATACTTTGTTACTAAATTAGAGGCGTCCCATTGTGACTAA
- a CDS encoding recombinase family protein, whose translation MTKAVGYIRVSTEEQTQHGYSLEAQTQAIKKYCELQGWELVRISSSTDI comes from the coding sequence GTGACTAAGGCTGTAGGCTATATTAGGGTAAGTACAGAAGAACAGACCCAGCACGGCTACTCTCTTGAGGCTCAGACCCAAGCAATCAAGAAATACTGTGAGCTTCAGGGATGGGAGCTCGTAAGGATTTCTTCTTCAACCGATATATGA
- a CDS encoding DUF1670 domain-containing protein: MGRAKEYRQRLKYQVASARKKTLESMLAFRFVEELGMSETEARLLGYRTARWILNQPGVRGPNQILFDAVSGKDSFSRRHKTLKKIRLTPYDIEDLDLELEFGLSTMQAGRILRLIEEAYRQDALLSAKQLTMLCNITPTSLRSRLAGLRREGMWVPVAGLSRVDRERRGELRSAWALSRYLYGQPLAEVRQRAALSREAFRHLWSRFSHVARSILKGRFKQGDPEEEAWAAIVHTVPKKTLIPLLEEPEMPLIVTHVSARLSEDVSTRFRQLTPVIITVWKPEELDRQPDTVPGFLAQLKRRIVRVCFEAYRQNGLLTLMELQWIFQISAARISELIRSVQREHNLVVPTPGTILDAGRSMTHKDVIVGLHLQGYTVKDIARMTHHSPRVVDNYIGTFESVLILYLFGVPPELMARLLKRGISLINEHLKLVRERYRDHEEIKEYLASKGVKI; encoded by the coding sequence GTGGGACGAGCCAAGGAATACCGTCAGCGCTTGAAATACCAGGTGGCATCAGCCCGCAAGAAGACCCTTGAGAGCATGCTCGCCTTTCGTTTTGTCGAAGAGTTGGGCATGAGCGAGACCGAGGCCCGGTTGCTGGGGTACCGGACCGCCAGGTGGATTTTAAATCAGCCGGGGGTGCGGGGGCCGAACCAGATACTCTTTGATGCCGTATCCGGAAAGGATTCCTTTTCGCGAAGGCATAAAACCCTAAAAAAGATCAGGCTCACCCCTTACGACATAGAGGACCTCGACCTGGAGCTGGAGTTCGGGCTGTCCACCATGCAGGCTGGCCGCATCCTCCGTTTGATCGAGGAAGCCTACCGCCAGGACGCCCTCTTGAGCGCCAAGCAACTGACCATGCTCTGTAACATCACGCCCACCTCCCTCAGGAGCCGCCTGGCGGGACTGCGCCGGGAAGGAATGTGGGTACCGGTAGCCGGTCTCTCCAGGGTCGACCGGGAGCGGCGCGGTGAGCTGCGCTCCGCCTGGGCGCTGTCCCGGTACCTGTATGGGCAGCCCCTGGCGGAAGTCAGGCAGAGGGCCGCCCTCTCCCGGGAAGCGTTCCGCCACCTCTGGTCCCGCTTTTCCCACGTTGCCCGCTCGATCCTAAAGGGTAGGTTTAAGCAGGGCGATCCCGAGGAGGAGGCCTGGGCAGCCATCGTGCATACCGTCCCGAAGAAGACCCTGATCCCCCTGCTGGAAGAGCCGGAGATGCCCCTCATTGTGACTCATGTCAGCGCCCGCCTCTCGGAAGACGTCAGTACCCGCTTCAGGCAGCTGACGCCGGTGATTATCACCGTCTGGAAGCCTGAGGAGTTGGACCGGCAGCCGGACACCGTGCCGGGATTCCTGGCGCAGCTGAAGAGGCGCATCGTGCGGGTCTGTTTCGAGGCCTACCGCCAGAACGGCCTCTTGACTCTGATGGAGTTGCAGTGGATCTTCCAGATCAGTGCCGCCCGCATCTCGGAATTGATTCGCAGCGTGCAGCGGGAACATAACCTGGTGGTGCCCACCCCGGGGACTATCCTTGATGCCGGGAGAAGCATGACACACAAGGATGTGATCGTCGGCCTGCATCTCCAGGGCTACACGGTTAAAGACATTGCCCGGATGACTCATCATTCGCCACGGGTGGTGGATAACTACATCGGAACCTTCGAATCAGTCCTGATTTTGTATTTGTTCGGTGTTCCGCCTGAGCTTATGGCACGCCTGCTAAAAAGGGGGATCTCCTTGATAAATGAGCACCTGAAACTTGTCCGGGAACGCTACCGGGATCATGAGGAGATTAAGGAATATCTAGCTTCAAAGGGGGTAAAAATTTAA